The Sesamum indicum cultivar Zhongzhi No. 13 linkage group LG6, S_indicum_v1.0, whole genome shotgun sequence genomic interval CGACTTGCACGTCGCTGGACTTGGGCAGGCCTTCGTATCAGCAGAAAGTACTCGGGCCCTTACTCGGAAAGGGAATCCTGCCGTCGAATGGATCCATTTGGGCACGGCAGAGGAAGATTATTGCTCCTGAACTGTttatggacaaagtcaaggtACATCTATCTActttttgtcattattttagtggttattttgttatgatttaatttgaaatattggaACGCGGTCCGGGTTAGATTTGGACCTCCATATAAATACACCCATTTAAGGTGGATTTTGAACTCATGAAGGGATGAGTCTTACATCTTGCAATTAGGATCATAACCATTCAGCATGCTCACATCAAGGATTATCAAGTACTGATGTGAGGGGTTTTTACGGCTTTCAGCTCTCCCTACCAAAAGTCCTTAACAGTCGCAACATCTATACATGAAAGATGGTTACATGAAACAATTATAACTATCTCGAGATTTAGAGCTGCAAGGGCGAATGATTTGTGTTTATCAAACATGGCACGATCGCACAATAACATTTGTTCATGATGCAGGGTATGATGAGCATAATTACTGAGTCGGGTCTCGAGCTAGTAGATTCGTGGAAACACAAAGTTGAGAGTGAAAAAGGTGGAGTTGTTGAAATCGGTGTGGATCACTGTATGAAGAGATTTTCCGGGGACATAATATCCAGAGCTTGTTTTGGTAGTAGCTACTCCAAAGGCCAAGAGATTTTCTTGAAGTTCGATGTTCTCCAAGAGATTATGTCCAAGAGGACATTTACAGCTGTAGGTATTCCAGGATTAAGGTAATGATTCGTGCTAGCTGCTTAAGTAAACTGTTTATACAGTTAAGAAAGGTGGTCTTAATATAGTTGATATATACATGTGATTGTGCAACAGGCATCTTCCTACAAAGAGAAACAGGCAAATTTGGGCACTAGAGAAGGAAATCAGTGCATTGATCTTGAAGATAGTGAAGGAAAGGCGACAAGCAGGACGCGAGAAAGACTTGCTCCAAACACTTCTTGAAGGTGCAAAGAGTAGTTATTCTACCTCGGCTGCAATCGATCAGTTCATCGTTGATAACTGCAGAAACATATATTTAGCTGGATTCGAGACTTCTGCTGTGTCGGCTTCTTGGTGTCTCATGTTGTTGGCTTCGAACCCGGAATGGCAAACACGCGTCAGAGATGAGGTTGAGGAAGTTTGTCAGGGTCGAATACCAGATACAGACATGCTTCGTAAGATGAAACAGgtatacaaaatcaaatatttaaatatacacTCTCCTGCCAGCCCACCCAAATTGAATTCTAACAATCCAACGGATCCTCAtatatggtttatttatacaaatcacacTGTATTTTGCGCAATTATAGAAACCACTTAtgatagtaataaaataggactagtttgtgtaatgtCATTAGCATTTTTGGGAGgtgtgtatataattttttaaaaaatggggGTGATTTGTGTAGATGATGTTAATATTTCTCATAGTTGAGTAATTTGTGCAAATAAACATAATCCGGGGATATAAATGTAATGTACACTTGCTAATCTTGACCATTTCTATTGGCAGGCAAATCGTCTAACaactaaatttcattattgatTTTGCAGTTGCATATGGTGATTCAAGAAACGATGCGCCTTTACCCTCCGGCGCCTACCCTGGCAAGGGAGGCGTTCAAAGACGTGAAGATAGGCAACATTCGGGTGCCCAAGGGCGTAAACGTATGGACTATGGTGACAGCATTGCACACCGACACAGCCCTTTGGGGTGCAGATGCGCTTGAATTTAAACCACAAAGGTTTGGAAATGGAATTTCTGGTGCATGCAAGAGCCCAAACGCATACATGCCATTTGGGTTCGGACAGCGGGTTTGCGTTGGACAGCACCTGGCGATGGTTGAGCTGAAGTTGCTGATGGCTCTTATTCTTACCAATTTCTCTTTCACATTGTCTCCTAATTATGTTCACTCACCAGTTATGAAGATGATTGTAGAGCCGAAGCATGGAGTTCAGATTATTGTTAAGAAGCTGTGATCAACAACATTGTGACTTGTGGGTGGGGGTGGATGAAAATGCCGTAGaagctcttttctttttctttattgttttctatacatttttttaataaaaatgtacaccaaaattatgaaagaaatTCTCTTATCACATATTAAACTGCGGTATTTTTTCTTCGAATTTGGCTCCAAGTTTCCATGTTATAATAGAAGCATGTTATTTGCTGAAACGGTACAAGTGGTCAGTAGTGGAATGACTAAAAAACATTAAGAAAACAACAGTCCGAGGTCCAAATTAAATTGCaaccatcaaattatttgaaaatcaaaactgcataaacaattttgtttgaggatcaaaattacatttatctcTCTCTTCCGCTCCTCCCTGGCCACCTGCTATTCCCACTCCNNNNNNNNNNNNNNNNNNNNNNNNNNNNNNNNNNNCGCCATCCACCCCTTTCCACCACTTGTTCCTCACTCCCTAAATCATCCTCGTTGTCCGCCATCCACCCCTTTCCCAATAGTCCCCCCCTGCCCCAActacctctctctctctatatatatatgtatatatacacacacattatatatgtatttgaaaatactttttttcatCGCTCTGAGCTTGAATAGTTCATTTAACAAAAGTTGGGTAGATGCCATTCAGGCTCATAAGAAGCTGTTGTCGGCAACTACATTTAtgtgtttatatttaattttcatatatacactaaagtatatatatatgttcatagatataatatatgaaaatttcaaatttagaccattcatttaaattaactaaatgaAGACCATTGATTTACAAATGAACAATGAGGAAAAATTGCTTTTAGAGCGCGTGAAAGTCACCGCAGCCTTcaagtgtttttcttttattgttgaagatccacaaaaaaaatttaataatttttttcccgaGAAAGATTTTTACAGCTGTAGGTATTCCAGGATTAAGGTAATGATTCGTGCTGCTTAAGTAAGCTGCatatacaattgaaaaaaaagttgTCTTAATGCATACATGTGAAAGAGAAACAGGCAAATACGGCTTTTCATATTAAACTGCGGTATCTTCTCTCAGAATTTGGCTCCAAGTTCCATGTTATAATAGAAGAATGTAACTTGCTGAAACGATACACGTGGTCAATAGTGAATATTCCATAGAGTAGAGTACCGATTGTGCAATATCCTTCATATTGTGAGACCAAATATACAATTCGGCCAAGAGAGTTATCTGCCTGTGGAAAGATTCTCTTTTACTTCACCtacaagaacaaaaacaaCAGAGACAGTTGGCTAGAAGCTGTCCCTGAAACTTCTATTTGAAGAATGTATTTACTCTACTCACCTATTTGAGTCTCAATAAGACACCAACCCAGCCTAAAAGGTTGTGATCATCATCAGAGGAACAGATATACAAAAGATAACGATTTTGTATAGCAGAATTTCATGAATTGGCAGCACATGTTTCTCTGTTGCTGAGAACTGCTAACCTTTGAAGACACAGGAACTATTCAGTTGCTTTGGACAATTGCCGAGAATAACAACTGGTTGATATCGTCAGAGCCTGGCTCCTCCTCGCCCTCTGCGTAATGATAATTGTTTGAAGAGTTGAGAATCATTGGATATAATCCCATGAAAAGCCCCCACATATATCAGAATTATTGCATATATGGTGGCATGAAAGGAAGCACTTTTGATAAAATCAGTTGAAACTTAACTTAGTATTTGTTAAGCCCCCACAAACATATTCCTCAACTTAGTATTTACCCTTCTCAGGTATGTGTTCCTAACTACCTCATAACCAGACCTCACTTAACTGAAATGTAAGCCAGCTCTTTCAGAAACCAGAAAACTAGGACATCAACTCTTTCTAGCCAAAATGGCATTATCCATTCTTGAATGGCAAGCAAGGGTATTTCTGCTCACACACTACCACAACAATCAGATGAAGATTTTAACATGCGGAAGTTACTCGAAATTAATGAGATAAGAAGTTCCTTGTTTTCTTAGTAATACTTCCATGGCGTTTGGACAAAGAATGAGGAGGATGGacaaattatcatatttactgCATTTCTTTGTGAATTTTCTCACCATTCTTTGAACGATTTTGCTCCTGAGCTGATGtagaaaaaacacaaaaattaatataagcaTATGAATGCATGTACTCCATTTAAACAAATAAGTTACCTGTTCTGGATTTGACCTGAAGCGTCCACTCATCAATAATCTGTATATCATGAGAGAAATAAGTTACATAAATCCAAATTCTACAGAAACATCTTGAGAAGGTAAATTTTTAGCAAAGCCAACAGGAACGACCGTAGCACAATACTTTATGCCTTGGTACATAACCTAAATCTTGCAAAGTAAATTTTGGTTGCTTGCTGGCAAATGATGCAGAGTCTTACTACATCATATGGAAAATGCAACCATTCGAGCCTTGAACAGAATTTTTTAACACTAGTAGTCAGTTCACGCACACAACAATCCACCCACCCCTTCCTTGTGAAATGTCTCCTTTCACTATCTTCAGGAGATACAGTAAATAAAAACATCCATACCTTCAATTGGCATCTAACCAAAGGAATTAATATCAGCTAGACCAATATATCTACCTGATTGAAGCTCGCAAAAGCAGGATCATCAGCATCGCTTGTGATGGGTGCACCAGAAGACACTTGCAACCTCTGCAGCAATGTCCTGTTTCCAACTAAGAGTGTTCTGGCTTTATCAATCAAATCCTGCACgttaaaagtttttaaagcTTTTAACTTCTATGCTCATGATGAAATATTGAGACCTATAGATTTATCCAACATCAGCCATCATGGTTGACAAACATGAAGAAACTAATCTGCGAAGGCTCAACCAgaaattagaccaatatttCTTTCCCATAGTTCATAAAAGAATCCGCCGGGTTTCAACATAAAGAAAGCTCATTAGGCAAAACCAAACTAGGGGAGTGCTTACAAATAGTGAAAGGTCAACATCTCTCCTCCCTTATTAGTAGTAGCGAGGATCAGGTAACTTGTTGCCCTAAAAAAACAGGTTGGTAATGGAAGGCAATGTACTAAGAAACCGCAACTCTATTATATctttaaggaaaaatattcCCAGCCAAAAATGGtggtagtagtagtagtagtacaGAACGTAAAAATAGACTTCATACAATGGCACTGCAAGATTCGGACACAAATAGAAACAGAGTTCTCACATATCTGTACCTGTTTTGCGGCAAGAAGCTCGCGGCACTGGTCCTTCAAGGATGacatttcttcttcaatttttttcaacctTGCCACCAGCTTCATGGGATTTGCctgttgaaaagaaaaaattcaaaagacaaggagaaaaaaattaggaacccACTTAAGGTGTAGACTTGTGAGGACGAAAACATAACACAATTTGCTCGAGAACAGAACAATAAATTCGTCCGTTTGGATTCACGGGTTTGATTTTTCCTCAAAGAACAAAcccaagaagaaagaaagacgggaaagtgaaaagaaaacagatcCCACGAAAAGGAGTAAATAAGAGAACTAAAAGCGAAATTGACGGGAGATTGAGTACATTGTCGGGGTAGACTTGCTGGAATTCCTTATGGAGCTTGTTATGGACGGTGGATAGGTCACGATTAGCTTTAGAAAACAGGCTGAGAAGTCCATCCACTGCTTGGTTATGCTCCATTTTTCACTCCACTGGAGAAAGATAGTgtcctttctctctctgtgtCTCCTAAGGGCGCTCCGATTTGAATTTTGAGCAGCCGAATAAACCGAGCTTTTTAATTTAGGTTTTCTCACTGTCTAAAAGAATCTTAATGATGTTCAAACGGAGGGTAATTTTGGTAATCAACCAAAGAACCCAGACCTATATAAACCCCTGTAGCTGAAGGGTTCGCATGTTCTGAAACTCCAGAAAAATCCAGGACGTTTTGTGAAACATGTTTTAGCAGAAAATTTCGCAGTCATGGCGCTCTCGGTTGGATCTCTGCTTTGTTGTTCAACAAACTAGAAGAACTATTCatccaaaagaaataaaagatcaAACTTGGAGAATTAGTCAAAGAGTTAGATAAAAATGCTTGGCTTTGGATATTGTTTTCGTTTCCAGTTTCTATGCTGTTATAGGATTCTTAAGTTATTTTAGACCATATAACCATCGGagccataaaaaaattcaatttggagTTGCACGATTCTGTGGCTCAGCATAGCTTGAAAATTCAGCTATTGTTGTAATAAGAGCGTTCCGGGATCCGTGAAGGAAAAATAAGAGCGTTCCGGGATCCCTTTTGTGAAGGAAAACATTGATTTTCCACTTTATTGAAGCCATTGCCGAAAGCATTAATCAGTAATTCACTGCCAAGATAATGGCTTTCCGGGGAAAAAATACCATTGGAAACAAGCTTTTCTTCTCAAGTTGCTCCCTGAATATCTGACcagtttttaatttcaaattttgttttgctGATTGGAAAGTATGCCAAGATGAACCTTTTATCAATGTTATTGTCGTTATACTGCATTTTTGTGTCACTTTGCTGCTATAATGTATATTCTTCTATGTGAATGTCTTCATATCGTAATGTTGTATGAGTTACACCTAGTGTTTGTTAATGTATGGAAACATGCAAGCTTCCCATTTGTACCTATGGAGGAGATTGACGGCAACTATGGCCAAGCTGATTGCATCCCTATGTGCTACCTTGCAGGCATGAAAGATGAATCATGGTGTCATCTTAAGATTTAATGTTCTTCCATATCTTACAGACCTTAATTCTATAGGTAGAGACAGGAGTTGAACCTTCCCATGTAGAAGGTGCAGATGCTGGTCCATGTGGGCTTACAAAACTGAGAAAATCTGATGGTAATCCTACCTGCTGCTATGATAAATGTGCACATATGGTTTCTTGTActcattctttaataaaagaaGATCCTGACCtcgaatatttattgaatcatTTCAGGTCCTTCAACCAGACACCGGGACATCAGCACGGATACTTGTGGGATTGTTAAGAGTTACAAGCTAAAGAGAACCCGAACTAAAAACAATGAGTCAGATAGCCTTTCTGATATTGATGATGCTGAGGTACATCTAGTTATTGCttgaattgttttttcttgataCTGACGTTTGATaataaaagttgaatttcTTTGTGTCCAGTCCAAAAGGAGCCTTTAAGATTTTATCCACAGAATCTTAGGAAAGTAATACTAAATACTTCATAACaaaaaagaggtaaattgttgaagaatttaatctttaaatttaaCCTTACTTGGttagaatatttttctattaattattaggtCCTATCCATGAGGCAGGCAACAGCCATATCCAGCCCCATCTACCTTGAAATTTAGTGCAGCTCCATCTTAAATGGCAGTTAGGATGCAATAAAGGGTAAGCCATAGACTAAACTGTATTGAACAGGACATGAAGGGACATCCATGACTCTGATATCTAAAAAGTTTAAGGTccggaaaaataaatttaatttttgtttttttctgaCACAGAGTAAGTAACATAACAGATTCATCCTGGTTCCCTCTATAACTCAATTTGTTAATTAACCTGCATGCTCTTTAGTTTCAGATGATTCCAACCTTTTCAACTTGCCCTTACTGCATATCCAAGTCTGTGCTTATAGCTTTAGCGATCATCgtactaattttttcatgcattatataatatttctgaATTGGTGTCAACATATCACTTGACATTATGTTGAATACTGTTCAGGTTCTTGGATACCTTAACAAGAACGAGGAGATCTATTACAAAAGGATTTTATGGGAAGCAATGCATGGAAAATCTACAGAAGTAATAGCTCatttcattctttattttccatttcttcttcttgtcgTCTCATTTTGACAGTTTTCCGATGCTCCCTAAACTTTATGTCATATCTATTGGTTTACAATGAAAGACTGACTTCTTTCAAAGTTGAAATTGGAGTACACAGAATCAATCTCAGACCTTTCTTTTTCCGACCTTGATTCTTCTAGAAAGTAATCTTCTTCCATAATACTTCATTCATTCTTCTATATTAATCCATATCTATAGAGATGGTAACATGTTAAATTTCAGGCCAAGAAACAGAAACGAACAACTGAAACAAAGAGAGGCGTCTCTGTCAAGAAAGCTACTACTAAAACCACCACAAAAGCAGAATTCCTGGTAATAAGTTAGTTTCATGTTGAGATTTTTCTGTTCCAACATCCGCTTTAAAGTTTGGTAGAATCAGGTAgcaaaaatagtatttaaacTGCATTCCACTAATTTgaactataataatattaatttgcaaACTTCTGATATGTCTTCATGCAGCTATTGGCATTGTCATTTTGATGCTTATACATTTTGCTTGATGTTCTTTGTAACTTTCGCCCAGTCATCTTTTACTTTGTATGCATTTTAATGAATCATAACATGAAATCTGCCGAGCTCAAGGATTAATTACGATGCTCTAAAAATCCTGAATGATGAGCTGGTAAGTAtttgtttacaattttttaatttgccaGTTGATTTTCAAGGTGTCCCGAAAAGCACACTCACTTCCTTTTCAAGGTCATAAGGCTGATTGCATgttgttgaatttaatttctaaCAGACTCCGTATAAAGCTGTTTTCCACCTGAAAATATGCACACACAACGGCATTGAAAGTTGATCGTCTCACAGTTTATAAGGACATATCATATTTGCAAACATTGATATCTTTGCAGGAGCAAAGTTCTGAAGCTACTCTGATGATAAGCTCGGACTCTTACGGGAGTAAGAATTCACAATATGGGTTGCATGGATCTACAAATAGTGATATGAGTTGCTGCAAAGATGATGAATGTTTTGGTCATCACGATGGTGAGATGCAGTTTCTTTCACAATCTCTATTTCTAAGTTACGAACGACATATTGGAATGATGTAATAACACAGTTTCTCATTTACCTCCATTCCATAAGATTTGTTCCGCACTTACTGTCATATAGGAAACTACACGACTTCTACttatatacactattacaCGCAATTTGATTTCCCCCTATAGTTTGATGTGTGCtgtgagaaaattattttgttgtttcgCACTTCTAGTTGATTGAAATAAGTTGTCATCATCTTAAATTGTTTCAAAAGCAGCAAATCGCAGCCTAATACATTgagtattttcattttaggCTAGCAGAACTCTCTCAAGGTCAACTGTTTGACCCGCGATTGGAATGTTTGTACCATGGgccctacaactaaaaaaattatatacatactcatacat includes:
- the LOC105165086 gene encoding cytochrome P450 714C2 codes for the protein MLFSTVACLVLTCFLLRLYFSMIVKPARIRKSLREQGIDGPPPKILLGNILDVKKSRDSAERAPLNHPHPPLIHNAAAVLPFAEEWRQQYGPLYVFSLGNVQVLYVNNPDLAKEITTCTSLDLGRPSYQQKVLGPLLGKGILPSNGSIWARQRKIIAPELFMDKVKGMMSIITESGLELVDSWKHKVESEKGGVVEIGVDHCMKRFSGDIISRACFGSSYSKGQEIFLKFDVLQEIMSKRTFTAVGIPGLRHLPTKRNRQIWALEKEISALILKIVKERRQAGREKDLLQTLLEGAKSSYSTSAAIDQFIVDNCRNIYLAGFETSAVSASWCLMLLASNPEWQTRVRDEVEEVCQGRIPDTDMLRKMKQLHMVIQETMRLYPPAPTLAREAFKDVKIGNIRVPKGVNVWTMVTALHTDTALWGADALEFKPQRFGNGISGACKSPNAYMPFGFGQRVCVGQHLAMVELKLLMALILTNFSFTLSPNYVHSPVMKMIVEPKHGVQIIVKKL
- the LOC105164887 gene encoding uncharacterized protein LOC105164887 isoform X2; the protein is MEHNQAVDGLLSLFSKANRDLSTVHNKLHKEFQQVYPDNANPMKLVARLKKIEEEMSSLKDQCRELLAAKQDLIDKARTLLVGNRTLLQRLQVSSGAPITSDADDPAFASFNQIIDEWTLQVKSRTEGEEEPGSDDINQLLFSAIVQSN
- the LOC105164887 gene encoding uncharacterized protein LOC105164887 isoform X1; the protein is MEHNQAVDGLLSLFSKANRDLSTVHNKLHKEFQQVYPDNANPMKLVARLKKIEEEMSSLKDQCRELLAAKQDLIDKARTLLVGNRTLLQRLQVSSGAPITSDADDPAFASFNQIIDEWTLQVKSRTAQEQNRSKNEGEEEPGSDDINQLLFSAIVQSN